From a region of the Eulemur rufifrons isolate Redbay chromosome 7, OSU_ERuf_1, whole genome shotgun sequence genome:
- the IFNK gene encoding interferon kappa has protein sequence MLLVQNAAYDGGGKLGEKKSHPKPDMIQKCLWRTLLVGLCITGVLSLDCNLLNIHLRRVTWHNLRLLSSMSNSFPVECLRENQAFELPQEILSHTQSLKRDLKEAFYEMSIQAFNIFSRYIFESTWKQKHLKEIQIGLHQQVEYLKQCLEEEENENEDMKTMKEVEMKHPRVRVPQVSILELWRYFNRIVNFLKEKKYSHCAWEIVQVEIRRCLYYLHKFTALPRRK, from the coding sequence CtcggggaaaaaaaatcacacccaaAGCCTGACATGATTCAAAAGTGTTTGTGGCGTACACTCCTCGTGGGTCTTTGCATTACTGGCGTCCTATCTCTGGACTGTAACTTGCTGAATATTCACCTGAGGAGAGTCACCTGGCATAATCTGAGACTTCTGAGCAGTATGAGCAATTCATTTCCTGTGGAATGTCTAAGAGAAAACCAAGCTTTTGAGTTGCCCCAAGAGATTCTATCACACACTCAGTCTCTGAAAAGGGACCTCAAGGAGGCCTTCTATGAAATGTCCATACAGGCCTTCAACATCTTCAGTCGATACATTTTTGAATCCACCTGGAAACAGAAACACCTGAAAGAAATCCAAATAGGACTTCATCAGCAGGTGGAGTACCTCAAACAATgcttggaggaagaggagaatgaaaatgaagacatgaaaacaatgaaagaagTTGAGATGAAACACCCAAGAGTTAGGGTCCCCCAGGTGAGCATCCTAGAACTCTGGAGATATTTCAACAGGATAGTCAatttcctgaaagaaaagaaatatagtcaTTGTGCCTGGGAGATCGTACAAGTAGAAATCAGAAGATGTCTCTACTACCTTCACAAATTCACAGCACTACCCAGGAGAAAATAA
- the C9orf72 gene encoding guanine nucleotide exchange factor C9orf72 homolog isoform X1 translates to MSTLCPPPSPAVAKTEIALSGESPLLAATFAYWDNILGPRVRHIWAPKTEQVLLSDGEITFLANHTLNGEILRNAESGAIDVKFFVLSEKGVIIVSLIFDGNWNGDRSTYGLSIILPQTELSFYLPLHRVCVDRLTHIIRKGRIWMHKERQENVQKIILEGTERMEDQGQSIIPMLTGEVIPVMELLSSMKSHSVPEEIDIADTVLNDDDIGDSCHEGFLLNAISSHLQTCGCSVVVGSSAEKVNKIVRTLCLFLTPAERKCSRLCEAESSFKYESGLFVQGLLKDSTGSFVLPFRQVMYAPYPTTHIDVDVNTVKQMPPCHEHIYNQRRYMRSELTAFWRATSEEDMTQDTIIYTDESFTPDLNIFQDVLHRDTLVKAFLDQVFQLQPGLSLRSTFLAQFLLVLHRKALTLIKYIEDDTQKGKKPFKSLRNLKIDLDLTAEGDLNIIMALAEKIKPGLHSFIFGRPFYTSVQERDVLMTF, encoded by the exons ATGTCGACCCTCTGCCCGCCGCCATCTCCAGCTGTTGCCAAAACAGAGATTGCTTTAAGTGGCGAATCCCCTTTATTAGCAGCTACCTTCGCATACTGGGACAATATTCTTGGGCCTAGAGTAAGGCACATTTGGGCTCCAAAGACAGAGCAGGTACTTCTCAGCGATGGAGAAATAACTTTTCTTGCCAACCACACTCTAAATGGAGAAATCCTTCGAAATGCAGAGAGTGGTGCTATAGAtgtaaagttttttgttttgtctgaaaAAGGAGTGAttattgtttcattaatcttcgaTGGAAACTGGAATGGGGATCGGAGCACATATGGACTATCAATTATACTTCCACAGACGGAACTTAGTTTCTACCTCCCACTTCACAGAGTGTGTGTTGATAGATTAACACACATTATCCGGAAAGGAAGGATATGGATGCATAAG gaaaggcaagaaaatgtCCAGAAGATTATCTTAGAAGGCACAGAGAGAATGGAAGATCAG GGTCAGAGTATTATTCCAATGCTTACTGGGGAAGTGATTCCTGTCATGGAACTGCTTTCATCTATGAAATCACACAGTGTTCCTGAAGAAATAGAT aTAGCTGATACAGTACTCAATGATGATGATATTGGTGACAGTTGTCATGAAGGCTTTCTTCTCAA TGCCATCAGCTCACACTTGCAAACCTGTGGCTGTTCTGTTGTCGTAGGTAGCAGTGCAGAGAAAGTAAATAAG atagTGAGAACCTTATGCCTTTTTCTGACTCCAGCAGAGAGAAAATGCTCCAGATTATGCGAAGCAGAATCATCATTTAAATATGAGTCAGGGCTCTTTGTACAAGGCCTGCTAAAG GATTCAACTGGAAGCTTTGTGCTACCTTTCCGGCAAGTCATGTATGCTCCGTATCCCACCACACACATAGATGTGGATGTCAATACTGTCAAGCAGATGCCACCGTGTCACGAACATATTTATAATCAGCGTAGATACATGAGATCAGAGCTGACAGCATTCTGGAGAGCCACTTCGGAAGAGGACATGACCCAGGATACGATCATCTACACAGATGAAAGCTTCACACCTGATTT gaATATTTTTCAAGATGTGTTACACAGAGACACTCTAGTAAAAGCCTTCCTGGATCAG GTCTTTCAGTTGCAACCTGGTTTATCTCTCAGGAGTACTTTCCTTGCACAGTTCCTGCTTGTCCTTCATAGAAAAGCCTTGACactaataaaatacatagaagatGATAC GCAGAAGGGAAAAAAGCCCTTTAAATCTCTTCGGAACCTGAAGATAGACCTTGATTTAACAGCAGAGGGCGATCTTAACATAATAATGGCTCTAGCTGAGAAAATTAAACCAGGCCTCCACTCTTTTATCTTTGGAAGACCTTTCTACACTAGTGTGCAAGAACGAGATGTTCTAATGACTTTTTAA
- the C9orf72 gene encoding guanine nucleotide exchange factor C9orf72 homolog isoform X2, with translation MSTLCPPPSPAVAKTEIALSGESPLLAATFAYWDNILGPRVRHIWAPKTEQVLLSDGEITFLANHTLNGEILRNAESGAIDVKFFVLSEKGVIIVSLIFDGNWNGDRSTYGLSIILPQTELSFYLPLHRVCVDRLTHIIRKGRIWMHKERQENVQKIILEGTERMEDQGQSIIPMLTGEVIPVMELLSSMKSHSVPEEIDIADTVLNDDDIGDSCHEGFLLK, from the exons ATGTCGACCCTCTGCCCGCCGCCATCTCCAGCTGTTGCCAAAACAGAGATTGCTTTAAGTGGCGAATCCCCTTTATTAGCAGCTACCTTCGCATACTGGGACAATATTCTTGGGCCTAGAGTAAGGCACATTTGGGCTCCAAAGACAGAGCAGGTACTTCTCAGCGATGGAGAAATAACTTTTCTTGCCAACCACACTCTAAATGGAGAAATCCTTCGAAATGCAGAGAGTGGTGCTATAGAtgtaaagttttttgttttgtctgaaaAAGGAGTGAttattgtttcattaatcttcgaTGGAAACTGGAATGGGGATCGGAGCACATATGGACTATCAATTATACTTCCACAGACGGAACTTAGTTTCTACCTCCCACTTCACAGAGTGTGTGTTGATAGATTAACACACATTATCCGGAAAGGAAGGATATGGATGCATAAG gaaaggcaagaaaatgtCCAGAAGATTATCTTAGAAGGCACAGAGAGAATGGAAGATCAG GGTCAGAGTATTATTCCAATGCTTACTGGGGAAGTGATTCCTGTCATGGAACTGCTTTCATCTATGAAATCACACAGTGTTCCTGAAGAAATAGAT aTAGCTGATACAGTACTCAATGATGATGATATTGGTGACAGTTGTCATGAAGGCTTTCTTCTCAAGTaa